From Alienimonas californiensis, a single genomic window includes:
- a CDS encoding CHAT domain-containing protein, with the protein MPIVLMLSAGPLDQDRLRLGAEFRDIRHSLQRSRNRENWTIESNEAATVDDLRRAMLDYRPSVVHFSGHGSGLGGLCFEDENGNTHLADAAPLAKLFHHFKDDLKCVVLNACYSKIQADAIRDEIDYVIGMRSAVGDHSAAKFAVAFYDAVFAGTNYRTAFALGCTALDLNSLPDSDVPVFMTGSHLDISTLPYTSCVPEVERVLYTYFNTPFRDRAPLTTGGDRLKRTIQKYYGEQVRRNVDKVQVLGMDQMDDDQWRVLVEVAAGEDRQQCVVYVYIHDRRVLVEWEATVGYWSVPVKTYLALGSDGPVIARVKAQLGDYYNYGFADQQHRFQCVDLRTETNASLYGYVRRHSDAYGDLITIIDDGNWHSVTLEIVNATDKTDMPLIQRVLSPTWLFTPSDSTAEPSSERGAA; encoded by the coding sequence ATGCCTATCGTACTCATGTTATCGGCCGGCCCATTGGATCAGGACCGCCTGCGGCTGGGGGCCGAGTTCCGCGACATTCGACACTCGCTCCAGCGTTCGAGAAATCGAGAGAATTGGACGATCGAAAGTAATGAAGCCGCGACAGTAGATGATCTGCGAAGGGCAATGTTGGATTACCGCCCCTCTGTCGTTCATTTCTCTGGCCACGGGAGCGGCTTGGGCGGCCTTTGCTTTGAAGATGAAAACGGCAACACACATCTCGCAGATGCTGCGCCGCTCGCCAAACTATTTCACCATTTCAAAGACGATCTGAAATGTGTCGTGCTGAATGCCTGCTATTCAAAGATCCAAGCCGATGCGATCCGCGACGAAATCGACTACGTAATTGGGATGCGATCCGCCGTCGGTGATCACTCTGCGGCAAAATTTGCCGTGGCTTTCTACGACGCTGTTTTTGCGGGCACTAACTATCGTACGGCGTTCGCTCTCGGTTGTACCGCTCTCGACCTCAACTCGTTGCCTGATTCTGACGTTCCCGTATTCATGACGGGCTCCCATCTCGACATATCGACCCTGCCGTACACCAGCTGCGTGCCCGAAGTCGAACGCGTCCTCTATACGTACTTCAATACCCCCTTTCGGGATCGAGCTCCACTCACGACGGGCGGCGATCGGCTCAAAAGGACCATTCAAAAATACTACGGTGAGCAGGTGCGACGCAATGTAGACAAGGTGCAAGTTCTAGGGATGGATCAAATGGACGACGACCAATGGCGAGTCCTCGTCGAAGTGGCCGCAGGAGAAGACCGGCAGCAGTGCGTGGTCTATGTGTATATCCACGACCGCCGCGTCTTGGTTGAATGGGAAGCCACAGTGGGCTATTGGAGTGTGCCGGTAAAAACTTATCTTGCGCTCGGTTCGGACGGGCCCGTAATCGCTCGCGTCAAGGCGCAGCTTGGTGACTACTACAACTACGGCTTTGCTGATCAGCAGCACCGGTTTCAATGCGTCGATCTTCGCACTGAGACAAACGCAAGTCTCTATGGATACGTCCGGCGACACTCGGATGCTTACGGCGATTTGATCACAATTATCGACGACGGCAATTGGCACTCCGTTACGCTCGAAATTGTAAATGCAACAGACAAAACCGACATGCCGCTCATCCAGAGAGTGCTTTCGCCAACTTGGCTGTTTACACCGTCTGACAGTACTGCAGAACCAAGCAGTGAACGCGGAGCAGCGTAG
- a CDS encoding YXWGXW repeat-containing protein — translation MHIRRSWGAAALLLLPWAAHGPGSAHGQDPLLPDLPQTPPNLTAPGNGGQAGQQGFDQQGAEEILTRGPLHEAFARPYAEQPEPGLIVERQPPGPIDEVPPDQRPEGDNVEWIPGYWGWEVDEQDYLWISGMWRDVPAGRSWVPGYWAEASDGSQGGYQWVSGFWADTRTESVSYLPYPPETLERGPSAPAPEGDYFYVPGCWVWAADDAARGYRWRPGFWAPAQEEYVWIPDHYEWTPYGCVFVAGYWDFPLERRGLLFAPATFGPTYVSRTRYVPSVVVNPELLVTTLFVSPRYQHYYYGDYYNTAQFDGFGYGGRRNATLLPWYALASPQYGYGYSDPLLTYYRWNYARRDVNLVERLQTWSTFYQRNERARPPRTYAAFANAVNVGAGSGQASTFADFAVTLSDLNAGANVGARGADARFGGFGRLVNVDQPRIERAVRSRDVFRDLTRQRSQLERLEAAVDTQGERLENVAEQARDRQLNLGELANAAENAAENAADADDRVTARPNFGNRGDNQPGRGNGRPDLPEPPQPGGDAAPGDAAPGENAGADRREPGRGFNPRDVFGRDGERGDRPGLGNRGDDAPGRGDRGDDRPGLGNRGDDAPGLGDRGDDAPGLGDRGDRPGMNEDRGGRDVPPPFRAGQPDAGNENAGQGRRGPFDRTPPGLGADGQPGAQPGGQPGAQPGAENPGRGNRGADRRPDRPGDAGGRSGEMNRGNAGAPDAPGRGNADAPGRGNADAPGRGNADAPGRGNADAPGRGNADAPGRGNAGAPGNPGRGNAGGPGNRGGGRGNGGGPSAAPQAPSTPSTPSTPSAPETPSAPETPSAPSTPAAPSTPAAPSTPAAPETPPAAEAPETPAPAAPETPSVPAGEDKDD, via the coding sequence ATGCACATCCGCCGATCCTGGGGCGCCGCCGCGCTCCTGCTCCTCCCCTGGGCCGCTCATGGGCCGGGGTCCGCCCACGGGCAGGACCCGCTGCTCCCGGACCTGCCGCAGACCCCCCCGAACCTCACGGCGCCGGGGAACGGCGGCCAAGCAGGGCAGCAGGGGTTCGATCAGCAGGGCGCCGAGGAAATCCTTACCCGCGGCCCGCTGCACGAGGCGTTCGCCCGGCCCTACGCGGAGCAGCCGGAGCCCGGGCTGATCGTCGAACGCCAACCCCCCGGCCCGATCGACGAGGTCCCGCCGGATCAGCGGCCGGAAGGCGACAACGTCGAATGGATTCCCGGCTACTGGGGCTGGGAGGTCGATGAGCAGGATTACCTGTGGATCAGCGGCATGTGGCGGGACGTTCCCGCCGGCCGCAGCTGGGTGCCCGGCTACTGGGCCGAGGCGAGCGACGGTTCCCAGGGCGGCTACCAGTGGGTGAGCGGCTTCTGGGCGGACACCCGGACGGAAAGCGTTAGCTACCTGCCCTACCCGCCGGAAACCCTCGAACGCGGCCCCAGCGCCCCCGCCCCGGAGGGCGACTACTTCTACGTGCCCGGCTGCTGGGTCTGGGCCGCTGACGACGCCGCCCGCGGCTACCGCTGGCGGCCCGGCTTCTGGGCGCCGGCCCAGGAGGAGTACGTCTGGATTCCCGACCATTACGAATGGACCCCCTACGGCTGCGTGTTCGTCGCGGGTTACTGGGACTTCCCGCTGGAGCGCCGCGGCCTGCTGTTCGCCCCGGCGACCTTCGGCCCCACCTACGTGAGCCGCACCCGCTACGTGCCGAGCGTCGTGGTGAACCCGGAACTGCTGGTTACCACCCTGTTCGTCTCCCCGCGGTATCAGCACTACTACTACGGCGACTACTACAACACCGCGCAGTTCGACGGGTTCGGCTACGGCGGGCGCCGGAACGCCACGCTGCTGCCCTGGTACGCCCTGGCGTCCCCGCAGTACGGCTACGGCTACTCCGATCCGCTGCTGACCTACTACCGCTGGAACTACGCCCGGCGTGACGTGAACCTCGTCGAGCGGTTGCAGACCTGGAGCACGTTCTATCAGCGGAACGAACGGGCCCGCCCGCCGCGGACCTACGCCGCCTTCGCCAACGCCGTGAACGTCGGCGCCGGCAGCGGTCAGGCCTCCACGTTCGCGGACTTCGCCGTCACCCTCAGCGACCTCAACGCCGGCGCCAACGTGGGCGCCCGGGGGGCCGACGCTCGGTTCGGCGGCTTCGGCCGACTGGTCAACGTGGACCAACCTCGGATTGAACGCGCCGTGCGGAGCCGCGACGTCTTCCGCGACCTCACCCGTCAGCGGAGCCAGTTGGAGCGACTCGAAGCCGCCGTCGACACGCAGGGCGAACGCCTGGAGAACGTCGCCGAACAGGCCCGGGACCGTCAGCTGAATCTGGGCGAGTTGGCGAACGCCGCGGAGAACGCCGCTGAGAACGCCGCCGACGCGGACGATCGGGTCACCGCCCGTCCCAACTTCGGCAACCGCGGCGACAATCAACCGGGCCGCGGCAACGGCCGGCCGGATCTGCCCGAGCCGCCCCAGCCGGGCGGCGACGCCGCCCCCGGCGACGCCGCTCCCGGCGAGAACGCCGGGGCGGACCGCCGCGAACCCGGCCGCGGGTTCAACCCCCGCGACGTCTTCGGCCGCGACGGCGAACGCGGCGATCGGCCGGGACTCGGCAATCGTGGCGACGACGCGCCGGGACGTGGCGACCGTGGCGACGATCGGCCGGGGCTCGGCAACCGTGGCGACGACGCGCCGGGACTCGGCGATCGTGGCGACGACGCGCCGGGGCTCGGGGATCGCGGCGACCGCCCGGGGATGAACGAGGATCGCGGCGGCCGCGACGTGCCGCCGCCGTTCCGCGCCGGTCAACCGGACGCCGGCAACGAGAACGCCGGCCAAGGTCGCCGCGGCCCGTTCGACCGCACTCCCCCCGGCCTGGGCGCCGACGGCCAACCCGGCGCTCAACCCGGCGGCCAGCCCGGCGCTCAACCCGGCGCCGAGAACCCCGGCCGCGGCAATCGCGGCGCCGATCGCCGGCCCGACCGGCCCGGCGACGCGGGCGGACGCAGCGGTGAGATGAACCGCGGCAACGCCGGCGCCCCCGACGCCCCGGGTCGCGGCAACGCGGACGCCCCGGGCCGCGGTAACGCGGACGCCCCGGGCCGCGGTAACGCGGACGCCCCGGGCCGCGGTAACGCGGACGCCCCGGGCCGCGGTAACGCGGACGCCCCGGGCCGCGGCAATGCCGGCGCCCCGGGCAATCCGGGCCGCGGCAATGCGGGCGGACCGGGGAACCGCGGCGGCGGTCGGGGGAACGGGGGCGGACCGAGCGCCGCCCCGCAGGCCCCCTCGACGCCGTCCACCCCCTCGACGCCCTCCGCCCCGGAGACCCCGTCTGCCCCGGAAACGCCGTCCGCCCCGTCGACGCCGGCCGCCCCGTCGACGCCGGCCGCCCCGTCGACGCCGGCCGCTCCGGAGACGCCGCCGGCGGCTGAGGCGCCGGAGACCCCCGCCCCGGCGGCGCCGGAAACGCCGTCCGTCCCGGCGGGCGAGGACAAGGACGACTGA
- a CDS encoding phage major capsid protein, whose product MQRTDLAGLIDSLGPAAFYEKTRDLLTAGTLTPDDFSLRRLAEACGIFGSPSFGGPGDRGVSDGLAALREAAAGPDRAPVALLSEHAPGARTDLFRVVTAELLARKVAEGYDAAAGLIGDALVTVVKATGRGAKIAGFTATASPTTIPEGHKYEESTFAEKFVTSEESKQGRILSVTEELIAFDQTGEVFRRAVRLGEGLRQERERTIVRAVADAEPGKPVYRPGGVGETLYAADGSNRNLIGPANTTSPTHASALPLDDWAALDAARGYRATEVLDDRVDGQRRPILAPATQVLVPESLAGTARGIVEATEIRRTVDGTTTVSGNPHRRLEVLSSPFLDELGAEGRRDWYLGDFRKQFVWTEVWPVQTFLQRSDGPAAFERDVALRVKARYFGGVSATDTAFVTKVLGG is encoded by the coding sequence ATGCAACGCACCGACCTGGCCGGGTTGATCGATTCCCTCGGCCCCGCCGCCTTCTACGAGAAGACCCGCGACCTGCTGACCGCCGGCACGCTGACCCCCGACGACTTCAGCCTCCGCCGCCTCGCCGAGGCCTGCGGGATCTTCGGCAGCCCGTCGTTCGGGGGACCGGGCGATCGCGGCGTGAGCGACGGGCTCGCCGCGCTCCGCGAGGCCGCCGCCGGCCCGGACCGGGCGCCGGTCGCCCTGCTGAGCGAGCACGCCCCCGGCGCCCGCACGGATCTGTTCCGCGTCGTCACCGCCGAACTGCTGGCCCGCAAGGTGGCCGAGGGCTACGACGCGGCCGCGGGGCTGATCGGCGATGCGCTGGTCACGGTCGTGAAGGCGACCGGGCGGGGGGCGAAGATCGCCGGCTTCACCGCCACCGCCAGCCCCACGACGATCCCCGAGGGTCACAAGTACGAGGAGAGCACCTTCGCGGAGAAGTTCGTCACCTCGGAGGAGAGCAAACAGGGCCGCATTCTCTCCGTCACAGAGGAGCTGATCGCCTTCGACCAGACCGGCGAAGTCTTCCGCCGGGCCGTCCGGTTGGGCGAGGGGCTGCGGCAGGAGCGCGAGCGGACGATCGTGCGGGCCGTCGCCGACGCGGAGCCCGGCAAGCCGGTCTATCGCCCCGGCGGCGTGGGCGAAACGCTGTACGCCGCGGACGGCTCGAACCGAAATCTGATCGGCCCCGCGAACACGACCAGCCCGACCCACGCGAGCGCCCTGCCGCTGGACGACTGGGCCGCCCTGGACGCCGCCCGCGGCTACCGGGCGACGGAAGTTCTGGACGACAGAGTCGACGGTCAGCGCCGCCCGATCCTCGCCCCGGCGACGCAGGTCCTCGTGCCGGAGAGCCTAGCCGGCACGGCCCGCGGCATCGTCGAGGCCACGGAGATCCGCCGCACGGTCGACGGGACCACGACCGTCTCCGGCAACCCGCACCGGCGGTTGGAGGTGCTGTCGAGCCCCTTCCTGGACGAACTGGGCGCCGAGGGCCGGCGGGACTGGTACCTGGGCGACTTCCGCAAGCAGTTCGTGTGGACGGAGGTCTGGCCCGTGCAGACGTTCCTGCAGCGCAGCGACGGCCCGGCGGCGTTCGAGCGGGACGTCGCCCTGCGGGTGAAGGCCCGCTACTTCGGCGGCGTCTCCGCCACGGACACCGCGTTCGTCACCAAGGTCCTCGGCGGCTGA